The Bombus huntii isolate Logan2020A unplaced genomic scaffold, iyBomHunt1.1 ctg00000084.1, whole genome shotgun sequence genome has a window encoding:
- the LOC126876579 gene encoding elongation of very long chain fatty acids protein 6-like produces MKNTQHQTDIKKHTIHLTQDPVFGFWSWTFALSKLVEFGDTAFIVLRKQPLIFLHWYHHVTVLLYTWFSYAEATGNGKWFGLVNSFVHAWMYSYYALKAMRFNIPKWVAMFVTTLQLSQMVVGCILTASAYYYVHSAQVEYHVTPLNIKLAMLMYCTCYFILFARFFQQAYLSNKHIKKLERRISLIDLQVITS; encoded by the exons atgaaaaatacacAACATCAGACAGATATTAAGAAACACACTAT CCATCTTACTCAAGATCCAGTTTTCGGTTTTTGGTCGTGGACCTTTGCCCTATCGAAGCTAGTAGAATTTGGCGACACAGCCTTCATTGTGTTACGAAAGCAACCGTTGATTTTTCTACATTGGTACCATCACGTAACAGTCCTTCTCTATACCTGGTTCTCTTATGCAGAGGCCACAGGAAATGGCAAGTGGTTTGGCTTGGTAAACTCTTTCGTTCATGCCTGGATGTACTCCTATTATGCTCTGAAAGCAATGCGGTTCAATATACCAAAATGGGTCGCCATGTTTGTTACTACGCTACAGCTATCACAAATGGTTGTGGGTTGCATTTTAACTGCATCAGCTTACTACTATGTACACAGTGCCCAAGTTGAATATCACGTTACGCCTTTGAACATCAAACTTGCTATGCTGATGTATTGTACTtgctatttcattttatttgccAGATTCTTCCAGCAGGCTTATTTATCTAACAAACACataaaaaaattggaaagaaGGATTAGCCTAATAGATCTGCAAGTTATAACAAGCTGA